GACACAGTCGATTCGATCATTGATTGTGAGTTGCGGGATTCCGCTGTCCGAGCGAAGGAGTAACTGATGGAGAAGCACCCGCTGCGGTGGTGGGCGCTGGTGGTATGTGTCCTGGCCGTGCTGGTCGACATGATCGACAACCAGATCGTGGCCGTGGCGCTGCCCGCCATCCACCGTGACCTGGACGCGGGAGAGGCCGCGATGCAGTGGATCTCCGCCGGCTACGCCCTCGGGTTCGCCCTCACCCTGATCCTCGGCGGCCGGCTGGGCGACCAGTACGGCGTCAAGAGGATGTTCCTGACCGGCATGAGCGTCTTCACCCTGGCCTCGCTGTCCGCCGGGCTGGCCCCGGAACCGGGCCTGCTGATCGCCTCCCGGGTGGTGCAGGGCATCGCCTCCGGGCTGATGGTGCCGCAGGTGCTGTCGTTCATCCACACCGAGTTCGACGAGACCGAGCGCCCCAAGGCCATGGGCCTGTACGCCGGTGCCTTCCCGCTCGGCGGGCTCCTCGGGCCGCTCCTGGGCGGTGTCCTGACCGAGGCCGACCTGTTCGGGTCGGGCTGGCGCGCCATCTTCCTGGTCAACATCCCGATCGGGGTGGCGGGTCTGCTCGGCGCCCTGGTGACCATGCCGACCCGGCCGGGTTTCCTGCGCCACCGGCTGGACTTCGGCGGTCTGGCGCTGCTGACCGTCACCGGGTTCGCCGTGTTCTATCCGCTGGTGCAGGGCCGTGAGCTGGGCTGGCCACTGTGGTCGATCGCGCTGATGGTCGCGGCCGTGCCGCTGGCCGGCCTGTTCGTGCTGCACCAGCGCCGCCAGGAGGCGCGCGGCGGCGAGCCGATGGTCCCGCCGTCCATGATCCGGGTGCGCAGCCTGTCGTCCAGTCTGGTCGTGATGCTCACCACCCAGATGGCGATCGGGGTGTTCTTCATGCTGACCCTCTACCTGCAGCTCGGGCTCGACTTCTCACCGGTCCAGGCCGCGCTGTCCTTCGCCCCGGGGGTCATCGGCATCGTCCTCGGCAACGCCCTGTCCATGAATCTGGCCGCCAGGATCGGCCGCTCCTTCGTCACGGTCATGGTCGCGGTGCTGGCGGCGAGCCTGGCCTCCATCGCCCTGGTGATCCACGCCGCGGGGGACGGTCTGAACGTGTGGCACATGCTCGGCCCGATCATCTTCTTCAGCTTCGGCATCGGCGGCGTGCTCAACGCGCTGTTCGGCACGGCGTTCGCGCAGATCCAGCCGCAGCAGGCCGGTGCCGCCTCCGGTCTGGTCAACACCACCGCCCAGGTCGGCCAGGCCTCGGGCATCGCGCTGTTCGGCACGGTGTTCTTCTCCCTGCTGCCCGATCACGGATACGAGACCGCCACCGTCAGGACGTTCATGGTGAGCATCGGGGTGACGCTGGTGGCCCTGGTGCTGACGGCGACGCTGCCCAGGCGGCAGCCGGCCGAGGACAAGGCGGCCGCACCCGATCCGTCGTCCGCCCCGGCCTGACCGAAAGCCGTGGA
This DNA window, taken from Streptomyces sp. V3I8, encodes the following:
- a CDS encoding MFS transporter, translated to MEKHPLRWWALVVCVLAVLVDMIDNQIVAVALPAIHRDLDAGEAAMQWISAGYALGFALTLILGGRLGDQYGVKRMFLTGMSVFTLASLSAGLAPEPGLLIASRVVQGIASGLMVPQVLSFIHTEFDETERPKAMGLYAGAFPLGGLLGPLLGGVLTEADLFGSGWRAIFLVNIPIGVAGLLGALVTMPTRPGFLRHRLDFGGLALLTVTGFAVFYPLVQGRELGWPLWSIALMVAAVPLAGLFVLHQRRQEARGGEPMVPPSMIRVRSLSSSLVVMLTTQMAIGVFFMLTLYLQLGLDFSPVQAALSFAPGVIGIVLGNALSMNLAARIGRSFVTVMVAVLAASLASIALVIHAAGDGLNVWHMLGPIIFFSFGIGGVLNALFGTAFAQIQPQQAGAASGLVNTTAQVGQASGIALFGTVFFSLLPDHGYETATVRTFMVSIGVTLVALVLTATLPRRQPAEDKAAAPDPSSAPA